CTACTACCGTTTCTTCCTTTGTTGCAATGTGATCTCCTGGTCTACAGTCATCGCCGGCTTATCTGCCTCCCACTTACTAACTTCTGATCTCGGTGCAGCCCACACGTCAGGCGAGCCCTGCAGTAGGAAATCGTCCACCCTCACTCCTCTGGTTCTCTCTAAAGTCTCCATCTTCCTCTTCATGCCTTGATCTCCAGTACCCTTCACCTTACTAAACCTGCCAACATACAGTCCATACATCCTCCtgtgtatgtgttcatatatgtatatatatatatatatatatatatatatatatatatatatatatagatagatagatagatagatagatagatagatagatagatagatagatagatagataggtagatagatagatatagatatagatatattcctgagtccacggggaaaatgagaagtTTCTCCCGTGGCCATGAGGACCATTGTGTTAACGATCGTTGCTACATGTGCACGGCAGAGAGGAGGGAGATTCAGGTGACGTACGAGCCGTCCAACATGAGGGCCTCGGTCACCGTCGGcgacaccatcatcctcacctgcAACGCCACCGGCGACCCGCTCCCCACCGTCATCTGGTACAAGGAGGTcagtccacacctgctgctccccttcCCTGGGCCATTTTCTCATTGATTTCCAGTTTTACTGATTCCcacgttagcgccaggaacagacgaagaaatggcctcatttgctcacccactctctagctgttatatctaatacaccgaaaccagagccccttattCACGACCATGTCCCCCACCAAAACCTTTCCGTGGTTCCCCTGACGGCTTCGTATGTCTTGAGTCTGTCCACTGAAAGAACATCTTCCCCTgtgcaccacatcgttccaattcactcagtcccgtgcacgcctcacatcctcctgcatgttcagaccccgatccctcaaagcatctttcactccatccttccacctcctccatagtttccttcttttccttgttcctcccactttgAACATGtacaccctcttagtcatcctctcctcactcattctctccatgtccataTAATTGCAGCGCAGAtttctcttcttattaccacacttctctcttactcttttcatttcttattcggtcaactcacctcacaccacacatattcctcaaacattcgcacattcccacaactcttacATCAGTAATAGTGCTACCCCATCCTTAGGTCTCGCCctcgcactaacccctgactttatcccctgagagagagagagagagagagagagagagagagagagagagagagagagttaatgggagggagggggaaatgatGAGGATTCTGACTAATTACGCAGAATGAGTCATGATAATCTAGGCCAAAGGGAACAGTGTTGGCACAGGTGGTGGTAGACAACTGCCTCATGATGTAGGCATGTGGTCGGAAGGTTGTCACCGCCTCTGTGTCATAATCCTGGTTACACAAGGAGTGAGAGGAGACCTGGTTCATGAGGTAGACCTTTACCTCCTGCGGGTAGCGTCTTGGTTAGTTCGTCCATCACTTACCAGAAAGATAGAGTTTCAGGGAACCGAGAAGGTCCACAaccttatcatttcttgtttTTACATTTCCATCATTTTGATGTGGTTGTCTGACTCCTCCTTCGTCATGTTTCCTTCTCCTCGAGCAGGACTTCCTCCATGAGGGCCCCATGCTGACCCTGAGCGACGTGCGCCGGGAGGACGCTGGTCAATACACCTGCCTTTCAGCCAACAGCCTCGCCCCAGACGAGGAGGGAGTCTTCGAAGTGCAAGTGCCCTGTGAGTTGCTCCCTGTTACCCTCAGGGGAAGGACCATcgactcaggagagagagagagagagagagagagagagagagagagagagagagagagagagagagagaagagagcgaaGGGCAAGGAGTTTAGAAAGAGCGTGAAGATAGGAGAAGGATATATATTGAAGGAGAACGAGGAAGGGAGGAGATACAGGGTGAAAGGAGAGACGTGGAGCGTAAGGGAGGAGCATCCCCGgggatggtaagggaggaggaAAGTGAGGTTGGTACTGAAGGGAAGTGACGTGACACGGAaggggcaggaggggaggagcaTGATGcagaacaaaggaggaaatgtAGGGAGCGAGAAATGTTAGGGAGAGGGAGTGACAGAGAGACGTAGTGAGAACACCTGCCGAGGAAGGGAgatatggatggaggaggagggaggcgacgaGATGAGAGTGGAAGGGAAGAGATGTGAGGGACAGGGAAGAGACGTAAGGAGATGTGGGAGAGAAACGAAGGGGCAGAGACAGAGATTGTTAGCCACCCGGACGGTAGGGGACAGATGTGGAGGGAAAGCTTCGAGACATGAATGAGACGGAAAGACAGAAGACACATGACAGTGAAGGGCAGGAGGTACTGGGGAAGCTGGAGatctgggtgggaggggaggggagaaaaggggaACGAAAGAGGGGAGGCAGGTGGAAGTCGTGGCCTATCTCCCCGGGTGTCGGTGAGAATGAGGAAGGTTGCAGATGACGTAGATCAGCTGCCACTCCAGCCACTACGGACACACCGTCAGACAGACCCGGGGTAATGCAAGTGTTCACAATGATTTCATCCAGAATAACACAACAGCTTAATCACAGGTACAGAGGTGTACACTTGATGTAGCAGGGGAGCTGGGCTTGCCTGGAGGCGTGTCTCCCATGGTGAGCGTCGCAGGTTGTAACTGGGTTGATACCATAACATTTACACTGTACACAGGAGGTTTGTTTCTCCTGCACTGTGGCGATCTTGACTGCGAAGGCTGTGTGTATACACGCCTCACTGCTGGCCATCATTCTCATCACTATCAATGTGGTCGTAAATATTACTATCTTCATCACTATTaccttgatgatgataatcactgtAGTCATTATGTAATCGTATGTCATTATCACAAGGTCTGTGATcatcaagatcatcatcatcatcatcatcactatcatgctCACTACTAACACTGTTCTTCTGTTCTGTTCTTGCAGATGTGGAGGTCAAGGCCGAGATGACCAAGGTGGAGGCGCAGAGTGACCTGCGCCAGGCCTTGCTGGCTTGCCGGATCAACGGTGAACCCCAGCCAGAGGTCAGTATCTCCCTGTGCTGACCTCAGCCTCAGGTCATTGTCCTCCCCGTGTTGATCTCAGCCCCAGGTCAGTGTCACCCTGTGTTGACCACAGCCCCAGGTCAGTGTCCCCCTATATTGACCTCAGCCTCAGGTCACTGTCCTCCCCGTGTTGACCTCAGCCCCAGGTCAGTGTCACCCTGTGTTGACCACAGCCCCAGGTCAGGGTGAGCACCAGGTCAGGGTCTTCACGTACAATATCCTCTCCCTCTGGTATGACCAGCTTCAGGTCAGCGTCCTCCTTGTGTTGCTCTCAGGGCGCAGGTCAGTCTTCCCAGGGACTTTCTTCCCCCCAGGATGATCACCATTCCGTCCGGTGCGTCATTCTACATTAGCTTCATTTTGATCAGTGAAGCAGATCATTTTTTTTACCAGTGGAGGCGGACGGACCTGGGCCGCCTGCCGTTGCGCTTCTCGCCCGGACTCTCCGCCACTCACGCCACACATCGCAGCGGTCACTCACACTCCTTTGACATATTTTTCTTCTATAATTTCAGCTTTCATACTGTTCGTTCGATTCTATGCACTATATGGGTAATATTCCTTCGTTTATCATTCCCACATTGTATCGTATCCCGTGTTCTCAAGTATCCGGGCAGGGACGTCTCCCGTGTGATCTGAAAGTGGCTTTGGATAAGCCTAAGGTGAAGTGAAGGATGGTCAGCCACGGCCCGCTTCACCAGGCCAACCTACAGACACTTGACCCAACACCTGCACCTCTACACATTGAGTTGATTTGTGCTGGCAACCCCAGCAAGTTTATTGTACACCccctgctcatcctgtgagctgtagcgcaaaaggattacatggGTCAGAAAGGGTCTTAACCAGACCCCAGTGGGCTGACGTACACCAAGTCCGTCATCCGGACGCTCAGTGTCGTCTACCACAAGCTGGACTACCCAACACTAACTTTACCCCAGTGTTGTCTGACGGATGATGATCGCCTTCACAACTGGCTCTCCTGACACATGGTCGTCACCCATACGTATAGTAGCGTCAACTGTCACCTACTGGTCGTCCCTACACCAGTGTCGTACACAGTTCAAGCTCGTCAGCTCTGAACAAGTTTCGTCTAACACAAACTGGTCCCCACTGCAACTGCGTCGATTAATGCAAGTTGGCCATTCCTACACAAGCGTCAATAAACTCGAGATGTTTACGTCTACGATCTAGTGTTGACCCGTTGACCCATTGCCAATTTCATCCAAGAGAGCCACCCTTGTGTTCGTGCCACGTAGCGCCTAGTGGTcgtaacacacacatacgaatgTCGTCTGAAATGATCTGGTTACCCTTACATTCTAGTGACGTCTAACGTAATGTCATGTGGCACTTAATACTGaagtccaaaacagacaacgaagACATGGGCCAACGAGCCCTCTGTAATCTTGTCTTTCCCATGTAATGCAATGGACGTGTAAGAAACTAGACACATTAGTCACCTCGAAGGTAAACCACTCTCCTTTAAGCTAATGTCTTTATAACACAAGTTGGCCACTCCTATTCTAAAGTCGCCTAACACAAGCTGGTCACCACTCACTTGTGTCGTCTGATGCCAGCTGGTAAATCCTACACAAGGGTCGTTGAACGCATACTAGCAGCCCCTAACCTTGGGTCGTCTAACGGTACATGAACAGTATCTACTCCTCTCTCCAGCTGATGAACCTTAGAGTCTAAGAACATTTGACGCAAGCCAGCCAACCCTGACAGCAGTGTTATATTACGTACGCTCGTCACAACTATCTGGGGTCGTCTGGGCGATGATGGTCACAAtattcctttaatgtaaattggTGACTCCGACAAACTGGTCGTCTGCTAACGCTCGGTGGTCACCACTACACGAGTGTTGTGGAAATCAAGCCCGTCACCTCTGCAACAGTACCGTCTAACATCAGgtagtcactactgttgatgtcTAATGGAATATGGCCACCGCCATCCCTCTACCAACGACGTCTAACGCAACCTGGTCACCCCTGCAGTCGCGTCCTCCAACGTTAGTTACTCCCTCCTACACTAGCGTCACCTAACGCAAGAGGGTcgtccatatatcattgttgccTAACACGAGCTGGTCACCCTTACGCTAGAGCCGGATGACACATGATGGTGACCCGTGTGTTAGCGTCGCCTCCTCACCCTAACGCCAGTGTTACCAAGCAAGGTGGTACAATTTGTATAACCATAATCTAATGCAGTGGTTTGCAGCCTCCTCGAGGGGCATACCATTAACATGCCTGTCCTTCACCCTGTGGatcacctccagcctcacacctAAAATCTTAGTCTTGCACTGGAAATCGCAACTTGACCTTGCGGTTTTGAGGTGACTGAAGCACAGAGGATTATATACATGTTTTTAAACATTACTGGAAGATCTAGTTCACGGCCTTCTGTCACTGAAGATGTTCAGAACATGTAAGATTAACCTTAGGTATGATCTGCACGGCTCACACACACTACTGGGAGGAAACCACTCATCTAGTGCATCCTGGTGACCGGTCTTAACTCTCAGAAATATTTTGTTGAAATGACATTTATCTAGATTGTTGCATAATAGTTTTCGACGAGCGGGTCTAACTGTTGACAGTAGTAAGTATAAGTGTGATAACTCATCAAGTCTGCGATATAACCAAAGAGTAATGAAGGGTATACTACAAGACGCACTGGAACAGAACCTGGTGCCAAGGTTTATTGTATACtcgaagagaaagaagaaagtgtagacGGATGAACGGGTCCGGCGtgaggagtggtgtgaggtggtggtgtgaggtggtggtgtgaggtagttgtgtgaggtggtggtgtcaggtggtggtgttaggtgatggtgaggagtggtgtgaggtggtggtgtcaggtggtggtgtcaggtggtggtgtcaggtggcggtgtcaggtggtggtgttaggtgatggtgaggattggtgtgaggtggtggtgtgaggagtggtGTGAGGTAGAAATATAAAGTCGTGGAGGGATGGTGCTTGTAAAGGTTCTTTTAGACGTTTATATGTGTTCGATGCGGTTTCGGTGGGGAACTGCAACCTGGGAACGAGGAGTTTAGGGAGTAGGCAGGAGGTGACCCTGGCAAAGATGGTACAGCGGCTTCATCCCGAACCGTCGGCTGAGGTCCAGGAGATGGATGGTGGTAGTCGAGAAGACCAAGTGTTGAGCGCTTCATGATACAGTGGTGTAGCAGAGACCAAGGATAATCAGATATGCCCTCTTTAATATCCTTTCCAGTAGATCCTGTTATGTGGTAGATAAGGAGGAAGACTAGGTTGGGAGGCATAGGTGAGCCGGGGAAATGGAAACTGAGCaaatgttcttgagttcaggcgcAGGGAGTCGGTCTTCAGCCGTAGAAGAAAGTAGAAACCAAAACTTTGAAGTCACCGAAGATGGGACTTACAGAGGTCTTGCGGTTTCTTATGATGCAATAGATGAAGTCCAGTAAGCTGACGAGGTAAACGAGATCTTCATATTACTGGGTTGCTGAATGTCTATCAAGCTGCAGTGTCTCTGTAACCTCCAGCTAGATACACAACTCTCATATAGTCGGCTGGGGGtcggtgtgatggtggtgagttcTAACTTACTGGAAGACTGTGTTTGTTGACTTCTGTGCTGGGGAAGCCTATGGCGTCTTCCAGTCAACGGGTCATCGGGTCATATTTGATTGCTGGAGAAAACACTAGATGATGGTGCAGCGGAGCCTGACTAGTTCCGAGCGCTGCTGAGTTTCATATTTAATGCACTACAGTGGAGACCTTTACCTCGAGGATGTGTAGCGTCTGAAGACTTCAAGTGCCTCCACTGACTCAGGAGTGTTGGTGCTGGGAAGCAGACGGTGTCAAGGCGTGAGAGTCTGTGGCATGTGGTAGCGAAGTGATTGTTGATGAGTTGGGCTGAATGTTCCCTGAAGAGGTGCGTGATGCAGTGAAGAGGGTCACCTTGTTCAAGTTTCCCAAGTCCCTGGTGAGAACTTCAGTACCTTCTTGGGTTATTACTGTATTTGGttcctgcaggtgttgtggtcaggtgacACGAGTGGCAGACTAACGATGTGATCtgttgcaggtggtgtggtacaaCAGCGAGGGGCCCGTCCCTAATGACGATACTCACCGGTACTTCTCTCGCAACGACATCCACTACCTGCAGGTGAGGCCTCTTACACCACCTCCAGGTAATGTTCCTACACTAGCTACCTCCAGGTAATGTTCCTGCTACTACCTACCTCCAGGTAATGTCCCCACACTAGCTACCTCCAGGTAATGTCCCCACACTAGCTACCTCCAAGTAATGTTCCTGCTACTACCTACCTCCAGGTAATGTCCCCACACTAGCTACCTCCAAGTAATGTTCCTGCTACTACCTACCTCCAGATAAGTCTCCAACACTAATCGCAAGTAATGCCTCTAACACTACTAGTAGTTAACGCCTATACTACTACCTACACGTAATGCCTCTACCACGACATGCAGGCAATGCCTCTAACATTAACAGTAGGTAATGCCTCTTATGCTACTTGCTAGTAATGACTCCTAACACTGCCTGTAGGTCATGCCTCTAACACCATCAGCAGGTAATGTACTGTGTATGTACTGCTAACTCGTGTCTTTATTGCTAACTCGTTTCTTTCCTGCTaacttgtgtctgtgtttgctaaCTCGTGTCTGCTCTGCTGACTAGTGGCTGTGCTGCTGACCTGTGTCTTCACTGCTATTTCGTGTCTGTACCGCTGACTCGTGTATATACGACCGACTCGTGAATTATAACTCGTTAATTTAACATTATTTTtgttaaaaaaatatacatatatttctcatcAACTGTGTACTGGGAGAGACTGTATCAGTTGGTAAATCTAGCGTCTAAGCCGTTGATCCTGAGAGTGTCCGAATGCCGTATGCTGGCGAACCCTGCAGGAGTGACCCGGGCACACACGTAATGGTTTCCTAAAGGAAACTGTTGCCATCAACAACTGAAAACTTCGGCTCACCGACAGATTATGTCCTATGTATACCTCTCGCTACCAATTACATGTGTCCTAGTCGCTGGAAAATATGTCCTAGTCCCTGCACCACATGTCCTCGTCCCTGGATCACATTCTTAGTCACTGGACCACACATTCTAGTCCCTGGACCACAAGCCGATGGTAAAAGTTGCTCCCAGGTGGATAAAGTAAGATATTATCTTTCCCTTAATGAAGACTGTGATTTGATTCAGATAAATCCATCAGCTACCTTACAAACGTTGACCTCCTTCAGGATCATCAGGTACAGCTTCTAACTACACCTCTCTGTGATCATTTCCTTCAGGATCTTCAGGTACAGCTTCTAACTACACCTTACTGTGATCATTGCCATCGAGATCGTACCATGTGTGGTCATGCGCACTGAGTCTTCGTCACTTTCTAGATCTGTGGACTGTGGTCCCTCTCACGAACAAGCCTGCTCATGTCTCCCTCCctattttctttccctctccctcaactcacctaagtctctcttctcctaccacaGCTGCAGCAGTTGACCCCGAGCGACCTGGGTAACTACCAGTGCTACGTGTACAACCAGTGGTCACGGGACCTGGCCACGGTGACGGTGGTGGCCGCCCCAGGACCCGTCCATGTGGTGGGGGTCACACCCACACAAGACCCCCTCACCTACAACTTCACCTGGGAGGTGGAGAGCCTGGCGCCCATCAGCTTCTACTACTTCACCTACAAGGAGGTGAGGCGCTCACTGTGCCCTTTACAGATACCTGATGAACTGGTACGTCCCGAAATGCGTCAAGAAGGGGCCAAAAAACTAGGAATATAAGAGACTGTAGAAGGCCCTATGACCCACTCGTGGCAGCCATATTAAGCCAAGTATTCATCTATATCTCATGTTTGAAATTTTCCAGCAAGTTAGTGTTTAtgatccaggatcgaaccctgaggCACCTCGCTAATCACTGAACTCCGTCTGAGCTGCTCTGGCACTTGGCAGTTGTGGGTCGTGCACAGCAgaatgtgttgaaaaaaaaagttctccaGTATCCATACAATACAGATGTGAAATGAAAATTTGGCATTACAATATGTGGTATTTCAACTCATTATTGGAATCGTTTATTTTGGTGTGTTTTTCTGGTGTCTTAAACTATTCTAAGACATTTTACTTCTGCTGCTAGTTAATAAACCCCTTCCTCAAAGAAATTATATAGAATAACGCCTTAGAATTATCATAAACTTCAGAATAACACACCGAAATAATCCAGGAAAATTATGAGCGGAAATTTGAATTTATATAAATTCTTAGATCGAACGGAAACCTGCGCATTAACTTACAGCCACTCTCTTATGTTTGTCTGCCCCAGCCTGTCTTACTCTATCATATGACAGGAAgcaacaagaaatatatatatatatatatatatatatatatatatatatatatatatatatatatatatatatacataccgtaCTTTCAGCTGTATTCACAACCTTCACAACCTGTCGCACGTCATAAACAATGAAGGTAGCATTTCCTCACTGTATGGTGAGTGTAGCGCCCTGTTCGCCGATCCTTATGATGGCGATGTGGACGATTGTTTACAGCCGATGGTTGGTCAGGCTGGTCGAGACGTGCCCTCTGCTGGTTGTACTGGTTGATCCGCAGCAAGGTGAAGGTCATGTTACCAGGTCACATGCTCTGTCCAGTGGCCCCCATGTGGTGTACACACATTCATAGTTACTGACCATTCTGACACCAGTTATCAGCCGTTTAACCTCGTCTCTTCAATAAGGTTTATTCCGTCAATATCAACATCTAAATTCTACATCAGATTCACATCCACAATATACATCATATCCACATGATACATTACAGACTGACGTATGTAAATCCGGTCTAGAAGATCCACACTCAGGCACTGGTAGATATGATGTATGTCTGCAGTTCTTACCACACAAACCGACCTTACATGACGTGCTGGGAGACCTCTCACACGTCATCGCTGTGTCATGACACTCACACGTCACCGCTGTGTCATGACGCTCACATGTCACCGCTGTGTCATGACACTCACACGGGGTGTGTCATGACACTCACACGTCACCGCTGTGTCATGACACTCACACGGGGTGTGTCATGACACTCACACGTCACCGCTGTGTCATGACACTCACACGTCACCGCTGTGTCATGACACTCACACGGGGTGTGTCATGACACTCACACGTCACCGCTGTGTCATGACACACGTCATCGCTGTGTCATGATACTCACACGTCACCGCTGTGTCATGACACAAACTCTCCGTCCCTCTGTGTTATCACACGCGTCACACATGACACATATTAAGGCGCCAGTTACTATCCTTCCAGCCATGCGTGTTGGAAACCATTCTCTCCCGCAAGTGTTCCATCATGCCTGTTAGAGGCCCTATGTAACGTGCTTAGTTGATGTATACGCTGTACATATTTCACAGGAGTTGCAATACGACGCCCACGTgctcctctttttcccttctgcaggagggatcGGATGAGGTGGTGAGCAGCAGCGTGGAGGGTTCGCCCGAGCCCCAGGGCAACGCCACGCACTACGTGAAGagcaccttcctcaccctcaacCCAGCCACTACCTACCAGGTGTTCATCCGCGCCGTGGCCGAGGAGTACCAGCCCGGCCCAGAGATGATCCACCCCTTCAACGTGACGGTGCCCGAGCAGCGGACCTGGGGTGAGTCTGGCTAGCCCTCACTTGTCTTGTACATTCACTGAGCATAATGGTCCACGTACACTTACTCAACATGATGGTCCACGTACACTTACTGAGCATAACGGTCCACGTACACTTACTGAGCATAATGGTCCACGTACACTTACTGAGCATAATGGTCCACGTACACTCACTGAGCATAATGGTCCACGTACACTTACCGAGCATAATGGTCCACTTTCACTCACTGAGCATAATAATTCACGTACACTTACTGAGCATGAATGGTTCACGTACACATACTGAGCATAGATGGTTTAAGTGCCCGCTTCTCTCAAAGGTAGATTGACTGATTGGTCTCTGTCGATAACCGTAAAACAGTCACTACCTCACGCACCAATGTCTTCCCCAAAAGCCCGAAGGATTCCAATACTACGGTGTCGAGGTACACGTCGGCAATTGTACACTCAGAGGGAGAGAACACGTTGATGCCATCAGTGTAGCACGTATCACAGACCTGTTGTTGCTTAGTCTCGTGTGGCTAGAATTCTTGCTCATCCCTTCAGAAGAAGTTGCAGAGGGAGACACACCCTCCCGGAGCATGCTAGAGATCCGTCGACTAGCGAACAGGTTAGTCTCGTTCGCTCCAGCAACTAAGAACGGTCATGTGCGTGCTGGACGCATCATGTGTGAGGCCAACGCTGCGAGTGAAGAGCCACTCTGGCGAGGCTTTTATCTTTGCCGAACTGAGTTCGTTTCAAAGGACTGTATCTGATCCTGTTACTAAGTGTAGCGCAGTTAGAGCTGCAGGAGGTTCTGGGAAAGATGTCCTGGGATGCGCATGTGCAACCTAGCCCACCACATGTCCCAGGGTCGTGGGATATGCTCGTGCAGTCACGCCCACCAGATATTCCAGGGTTCTGGGTTGTGCATGTGCAGCCTAGCCCACTACATGTCCCAGCCGGCATCACACATTACACATCTGCAgtgatgtcagtgttgacaaACACATCAAGAATCACCAGGTAATCAGGGATCAGTGACGTGTTGAAATAACCAGAAATGTGCTCATGTCAATAAGATGACACATCCAGCCATACACACCCACGTTACCGTGTTACAAATGTTCATCTCTCGAGCGCGAGCTTTGAAAACGTAGCAGGGATCATGGCAGGTATGCGAGTGTAGGTGAGGTGTAGGGAGGCAAACAACCCAGCGACCCTGTACCTGGTACCGCCAgagccctccatccctccctccctcggtcatTTATCTAACTAATGAACAACACCGACACGCAAATCCCATTAGTTTAAGAGCGCTTCCTTCTTCGTCTGTCTACTGTGCTCTGTGTTTTCCCCAATACAGAATCGAGAAAAAAGTTTGTGTTGATCGTCGGCGTGTTGTACGAGGGTACTGAGAGGTCTGTGTGACGTTATACGAGGCTGATAAAGTtacaaaaagattaaaaaaattgAAAAGGTATTTTTCATGAGTCATATAACACAATGCTGTAG
This window of the Panulirus ornatus isolate Po-2019 chromosome 1, ASM3632096v1, whole genome shotgun sequence genome carries:
- the LOC139749738 gene encoding protein amalgam-like; its protein translation is MFPSVFVLCAGLLTLNSASAARGRERVAARMLTEPGHFEGEVGHSVTLPCSISDVGRRSVFWFKGEAPNDRELIMQQKNTRGRFVVPRQFHDILRSGKLGMHGNNLTIYDLTFEDEDSYTCSMAWARQTVTHTLDVIERREIQVTYEPSNMRASVTVGDTIILTCNATGDPLPTVIWYKEDFLHEGPMLTLSDVRREDAGQYTCLSANSLAPDEEGVFEVQVPYVEVKAEMTKVEAQSDLRQALLACRINGEPQPEVVWYNSEGPVPNDDTHRYFSRNDIHYLQLQQLTPSDLGNYQCYVYNQWSRDLATVTVVAAPGPVHVVGVTPTQDPLTYNFTWEVESLAPISFYYFTYKEEGSDEVVSSSVEGSPEPQGNATHYVKSTFLTLNPATTYQVFIRAVAEEYQPGPEMIHPFNVTVPEQRTWDTVDKEDLWKVLKRTLNIISKLPQVARAIQ